One Caldalkalibacillus uzonensis DNA segment encodes these proteins:
- a CDS encoding PucR family transcriptional regulator produces the protein MKGATPDHNPFKGIYGDLESLVDCISDVLSCPITLEDANHRLLAYSTHDDRTDPARTATIMGRRVPEKVINSLWKNGVIPALMASSEPLRVERISNIGLDNRVAISIRHNEQVLGYIWALETDQTLDDDKLVLLKQAAEAAKNLLLKRHARKHKREAGHQELLWQLLTGHAGTENEIKEKFAELDITFPSLATVIVFQFAQDVDVKLENQMSYILKTSQGIKPVLNTTDGQQFILLAAPHSIQSPYKDFRQFIPSCTALMKERFGVSSMTGACGSIQRQLPAVEKSYKEALFVLNMKNKFAEETRNIYTYQDLGIFQFLDVIAEKRRRDGSVNHALQKLYEYDQQHNSNLVKTLNVYLNKDNNLNETAKALHIHVNTLNYRLKRIAEIGEINLRDPNQKMMLYIDLKINRYNEKGHL, from the coding sequence ATGAAGGGCGCCACACCGGACCACAATCCTTTCAAAGGGATATATGGAGATCTGGAAAGCTTGGTGGATTGCATTAGTGATGTGCTGTCCTGTCCCATCACCTTAGAAGATGCCAACCACAGACTGCTTGCTTACAGCACCCATGACGACCGGACAGATCCGGCACGGACGGCCACCATTATGGGCAGACGGGTACCTGAAAAAGTGATTAACAGCTTGTGGAAAAACGGCGTTATCCCTGCGCTGATGGCTAGCAGCGAACCGCTCCGGGTGGAGAGGATCAGCAATATTGGTCTGGATAACAGAGTGGCGATTTCCATCCGCCACAATGAACAGGTCCTGGGATACATCTGGGCACTGGAGACGGACCAAACCCTTGATGATGACAAATTGGTTCTATTGAAGCAAGCAGCCGAAGCGGCCAAAAATCTGCTGCTGAAACGGCACGCCCGCAAACATAAACGGGAAGCAGGCCATCAGGAGTTGCTATGGCAGCTGCTAACCGGACATGCTGGTACAGAGAATGAGATCAAGGAAAAGTTTGCCGAGCTGGACATCACTTTTCCTTCTCTGGCCACCGTGATTGTTTTTCAGTTTGCCCAGGATGTGGATGTCAAGCTGGAGAATCAGATGAGCTATATTTTAAAAACATCTCAGGGGATCAAGCCGGTGTTAAATACCACAGACGGACAGCAGTTTATCCTGCTGGCGGCCCCTCATTCTATCCAATCACCCTATAAAGATTTCCGGCAGTTTATCCCCTCCTGTACTGCCCTTATGAAAGAGCGTTTCGGCGTGTCCTCCATGACAGGTGCCTGCGGATCCATCCAGCGCCAATTGCCAGCTGTTGAAAAAAGCTATAAAGAAGCGCTGTTTGTACTGAACATGAAAAATAAGTTTGCCGAAGAAACTCGGAACATTTATACGTATCAGGATTTAGGCATCTTTCAGTTCCTGGATGTGATTGCCGAAAAACGACGGAGAGACGGTTCAGTCAATCACGCCTTGCAAAAACTTTATGAATATGACCAACAACATAACAGTAATTTGGTAAAAACACTGAATGTTTACCTTAACAAAGATAACAATTTGAACGAAACGGCTAAAGCACTGCATATCCATGTCAATACTTTAAACTACCGGCTCAAACGCATCGCTGAAATAGGTGAGATTAATCTTAGGGACCCCAACCAAAAAATGATGTTGTATATTGATCTTAAAATCAATCGATACAATGAGAAAGGCCATTTGTAG
- a CDS encoding saccharopine dehydrogenase C-terminal domain-containing protein, translating to MDKQKLTISILGSAGGVAKSTLAILDKSFQDVNDPIHPFIRCCNIHLIDKKQKSMEYYDPLIPHLKHAVTLHQFDLKNLRRFRQHLLDTNTTLVIDVSGADTIEMLQCCHELGIQYINTALENTMVDETEELEGFACLERFRIFEKNRERFTNIKAIIGSGMNPGIVQWMAVEMMKQAPGEKPLGCYIVEHDTSFYADRSLIQPKTIYSSWSPEGFLDEAVSGYPMFMKQKMPVFLYHDVYELEFKVSLGNKQFFGCLMPHEEVISLGKAFDMETGFIYRVSDYTTDLIRANLDDTDDLWYWKHKVLDPADAELVGEDLVGVLLVYKDKERYMYNVMNNKTIFAQYKTNATYFQVACGVYGALAALLLDDIPNGVYFVDELLLQTDTGYGKYLTYYMKDFITGENNSSEGLLLDRVKKWSGE from the coding sequence TTGGATAAACAGAAGCTAACCATTAGTATTCTTGGTAGCGCCGGAGGAGTGGCTAAATCCACCCTAGCCATATTAGATAAATCATTTCAAGATGTCAATGATCCCATCCATCCGTTTATCCGTTGCTGTAACATTCATTTAATCGATAAGAAACAAAAGAGCATGGAATATTATGATCCATTAATTCCTCATTTAAAACATGCGGTCACATTACATCAGTTTGATTTGAAAAATTTGAGAAGATTCCGTCAACATTTACTGGATACGAATACAACGCTAGTCATCGATGTTTCTGGAGCAGACACGATCGAAATGCTTCAGTGCTGCCATGAATTGGGGATACAGTATATCAATACCGCACTGGAAAATACAATGGTAGACGAAACCGAAGAGCTTGAAGGATTTGCGTGCTTGGAACGATTCCGTATTTTCGAAAAAAACCGAGAACGGTTCACAAATATAAAAGCGATCATCGGCTCTGGAATGAATCCAGGTATCGTGCAGTGGATGGCTGTGGAAATGATGAAGCAAGCTCCCGGCGAAAAACCGCTCGGGTGTTATATTGTTGAGCATGATACTTCATTTTATGCCGACCGTTCACTGATTCAGCCCAAAACGATTTATTCCTCATGGTCCCCTGAAGGTTTCTTGGATGAAGCTGTATCGGGCTATCCTATGTTCATGAAACAAAAGATGCCTGTTTTTCTATATCATGACGTTTATGAACTGGAGTTTAAAGTATCGCTCGGAAACAAACAGTTTTTCGGATGTTTGATGCCTCATGAAGAGGTGATTTCATTAGGAAAAGCTTTTGATATGGAAACAGGCTTTATTTATCGGGTGAGTGATTATACGACCGATTTGATCCGTGCCAATCTGGACGATACTGACGATCTTTGGTATTGGAAACACAAGGTCTTGGACCCTGCGGATGCCGAGCTGGTTGGAGAAGATTTGGTAGGTGTGCTGCTCGTTTATAAAGATAAGGAACGATACATGTACAACGTGATGAACAATAAAACCATATTTGCTCAGTACAAAACAAACGCAACTTATTTCCAGGTTGCCTGCGGCGTCTATGGCGCTCTAGCCGCACTGCTGCTGGATGACATTCCTAACGGTGTTTATTTTGTTGATGAATTGCTGCTGCAAACCGATACCGGCTATGGCAAATACCTTACTTATTATATGAAAGACTTTATTACGGGTGAAAATAACAGTTCTGAAGGACTTTTATTAGATAGAGTTAAAAAATGGAGCGGCGAATGA
- a CDS encoding DUF6944 family repetitive protein, which produces MINHNLIETGSWVDAIGQITSAVGATQQITNSEDFYQGLIVIGDGLQSVGNALQGLGETDPLGAKGDWIQVVGAGTASVGAALQLDRDNAEGMRLGILGNSLQALGAALSSVAEEDHILVIASKLQSVGAVLNAIGTVKQLYGLKKKD; this is translated from the coding sequence TTGATAAACCACAATCTCATTGAAACTGGCAGCTGGGTAGATGCAATTGGACAGATCACTTCAGCTGTTGGCGCAACTCAACAGATCACAAATTCAGAGGATTTTTATCAAGGGCTCATTGTCATTGGCGACGGATTGCAGTCAGTTGGCAATGCTTTACAAGGATTGGGAGAAACGGACCCGCTAGGCGCAAAGGGCGACTGGATACAAGTTGTAGGGGCCGGGACGGCTTCAGTAGGTGCTGCATTGCAATTAGATAGGGATAATGCGGAAGGTATGCGTTTGGGGATACTCGGCAACTCTCTGCAAGCACTGGGAGCTGCCCTATCTTCTGTTGCAGAGGAAGATCACATCCTCGTGATTGCAAGTAAGTTACAATCTGTTGGCGCGGTATTAAACGCAATTGGGACAGTAAAACAATTATATGGATTGAAAAAAAAGGATTAA
- the ald gene encoding alanine dehydrogenase: MIIGVPKEIKNNENRVALTPAGVMSFVNAGHNVIIQSGAGVGSGFSDEAYTQAGATIIEDAAEVWGRAEMIMKVKEPLPSEYDYFREGLVLFTYLHLAAEPSLAKALTEKGVIAVAYETVEVNRTLPLLTPMSEVAGRMAVQIGAQFLEKPKGGKGVLLGGVPGVKRGKVTIIGGGVVGTNAAKIAVGLGADVTIIDLNAERLRQLDDIFGSSINTLMSNPYNIAEAVQDSDLVIGAVLIPGAKAPKLVTEEMIRSMEAGSVVVDVAVDQGGIFETVDRITTHDDPIFVKHGVVHYAVANMPGAVPRTSTIALTNVTVPYALQMANKGVKQAVLDNPSLKKGVNVAGGSITYEAVARDLGYTYVPVEEALSKIYSTLS, encoded by the coding sequence ATGATTATTGGGGTACCGAAAGAAATCAAGAATAATGAAAATCGCGTGGCCTTGACACCGGCTGGAGTTATGTCCTTTGTCAATGCAGGACACAATGTAATCATTCAATCAGGGGCCGGGGTTGGAAGCGGTTTCAGTGATGAGGCTTATACCCAGGCCGGCGCCACGATTATTGAAGATGCTGCTGAAGTATGGGGACGGGCTGAGATGATCATGAAGGTAAAAGAGCCGCTCCCTTCCGAATATGATTATTTCCGTGAGGGGCTGGTACTGTTCACCTATCTTCACTTGGCAGCTGAACCTTCTCTGGCCAAAGCATTAACAGAGAAAGGCGTTATTGCCGTGGCTTATGAAACAGTAGAAGTGAATCGTACCCTGCCATTGTTGACACCCATGAGTGAAGTAGCCGGACGGATGGCAGTCCAAATTGGTGCTCAGTTTCTGGAAAAACCAAAAGGCGGTAAAGGTGTTCTCTTGGGTGGTGTACCGGGCGTTAAACGGGGTAAAGTGACCATCATCGGCGGCGGTGTTGTCGGAACCAACGCGGCCAAAATTGCCGTCGGCTTGGGAGCTGACGTCACGATTATCGACTTGAACGCTGAACGTTTGCGCCAATTGGATGACATTTTTGGCTCCAGCATCAATACGCTAATGTCCAACCCCTACAACATTGCGGAAGCGGTGCAAGACTCGGATCTGGTGATTGGTGCCGTGCTGATTCCAGGGGCCAAGGCGCCAAAACTGGTGACTGAAGAAATGATCCGTTCCATGGAAGCAGGGTCGGTTGTGGTCGATGTGGCTGTAGACCAAGGTGGTATCTTTGAGACGGTGGATCGCATCACCACTCACGATGATCCCATTTTTGTCAAACACGGTGTCGTTCATTATGCTGTGGCCAACATGCCTGGAGCAGTGCCCAGAACGTCTACCATTGCCTTAACCAATGTGACTGTGCCTTATGCCTTGCAAATGGCCAACAAAGGTGTCAAGCAGGCTGTTCTGGATAATCCATCCCTGAAAAAAGGTGTCAATGTAGCTGGCGGTTCCATCACCTATGAAGCGGTGGCCCGAGACCTTGGCTACACGTACGTTCCGGTGGAAGAAGCGCTGTCTAAAATATATTCCACTCTTTCCTAA
- a CDS encoding putative bifunctional diguanylate cyclase/phosphodiesterase, with protein sequence MSKYSIYCNGDISEQKRAELLLTGQQRILDMMANDDPLNDILTELALTAERINPGIICSILLLKGNQLFHGAAPSLPQEFTKAINGIHIGSCAGSCGTAAYHNKLVIVEDIATDPLWADFKHIALEHGLASCWSIPIVDARNKVLGTFAIYHRTPATPTHEELKLIDTFSSLASLALGHERTKRKLEESEQRYKSLFKYNTDAVFTLDVNGHFLTANKAAIALSGYSRKELLNMSFTLLVVMEDLGKTLKAFRETLNGSPQNFEMCFQNKQGERIHLNITSVPIVVNENVTGVFCIAKDITDRKLYEEQVHQLAHYDALTHLPNRHLLQERLNQTLSAAKRDRHMSALLYLDLDRFKVINDSLGHDIGDELLREVAGRLLTAVSDTATVSRLGGDEFIILLPKIANQDEAVTVAKDILENMQTPFNIRSYELRITASIGLVFVPQDGATADELIKRADMAMYEAKRAGKNTCCIFAKEMEDHALQPALLENDLHHAIERGQLSLYYQPIIDLVSGEVSGMEALLRWHHPEYGFISPGIFIPLAEETGLIHSIGRWVLRKACLQSKRWQEEGFRPIRMSVNISMKQLQERDFHQHIKSILDESGLEPQFLELEVTESTIMQNEQTVIENLTQIKALGVRISIDDFGTGYSSLSYLKRFDVDTLKIDKSFIHDLPDHHYGHVITTAVISIAHSLNMNVVAEGVEKEEQWKCLESIKCDAAQGYLFSPPSSVETLQPLLETGRWNERET encoded by the coding sequence TTGTCAAAGTATTCTATCTATTGCAACGGAGACATTTCCGAACAAAAAAGAGCTGAACTGTTGTTAACGGGGCAACAACGCATATTGGACATGATGGCCAACGATGACCCCCTGAATGATATCTTAACTGAACTTGCCTTAACTGCCGAACGGATTAATCCCGGTATCATCTGTTCCATCTTGCTGCTCAAAGGCAATCAATTATTTCACGGCGCTGCCCCCAGTCTTCCTCAAGAATTTACCAAAGCAATCAATGGGATACACATCGGGTCCTGTGCAGGGTCGTGCGGGACTGCCGCCTACCATAATAAATTGGTTATCGTGGAGGATATTGCCACTGACCCGTTATGGGCAGATTTTAAACATATAGCCTTAGAGCATGGTCTTGCTTCCTGCTGGTCTATACCCATTGTGGATGCTCGAAACAAAGTATTGGGCACATTTGCCATCTATCACCGTACCCCTGCAACACCCACTCATGAGGAATTAAAACTGATTGATACCTTCTCCTCCCTGGCCAGTTTGGCCCTGGGGCACGAACGGACAAAAAGGAAACTTGAGGAGAGCGAGCAGCGCTATAAGTCTCTGTTTAAATATAATACGGACGCTGTCTTTACCCTTGATGTGAACGGGCACTTTTTAACAGCCAACAAAGCAGCTATCGCCCTGTCCGGATATTCGCGCAAAGAATTGTTGAACATGTCTTTTACACTCCTTGTTGTCATGGAGGATTTGGGCAAAACCTTAAAAGCGTTTAGGGAAACGCTTAACGGCAGCCCCCAAAACTTTGAGATGTGTTTTCAGAATAAACAAGGGGAGCGGATTCATTTAAACATCACCTCTGTCCCAATTGTTGTAAATGAAAACGTGACCGGCGTGTTTTGCATTGCTAAGGATATCACAGACCGCAAATTATATGAAGAACAAGTGCATCAACTGGCCCATTACGATGCCCTAACCCACTTACCCAACCGCCACCTGTTGCAAGAACGGCTGAACCAAACCCTATCCGCGGCCAAACGGGACAGGCATATGTCGGCCCTTTTATACCTTGATCTGGACCGCTTTAAAGTGATTAACGATTCACTGGGTCACGATATAGGAGACGAACTGCTGCGTGAAGTTGCTGGCCGTCTGCTCACTGCTGTGTCCGATACGGCTACCGTTTCCCGCCTTGGGGGCGACGAATTTATCATTTTACTGCCCAAGATTGCCAATCAGGACGAAGCCGTCACAGTGGCCAAAGATATTTTAGAGAACATGCAAACACCGTTTAACATCCGCTCATACGAACTGCGTATCACGGCCAGCATTGGCCTGGTCTTTGTTCCCCAAGACGGTGCCACAGCAGATGAATTAATCAAACGGGCAGATATGGCGATGTATGAAGCGAAACGGGCAGGGAAAAACACGTGCTGCATCTTTGCCAAAGAGATGGAGGATCACGCCCTGCAACCTGCATTGTTGGAAAATGACCTGCATCACGCCATTGAGCGGGGACAGCTTTCGCTTTACTACCAACCGATTATCGACCTGGTGTCCGGTGAGGTCAGTGGTATGGAAGCCCTGCTTCGTTGGCATCATCCTGAATACGGTTTTATTTCACCAGGCATTTTCATCCCCCTTGCTGAGGAAACAGGGTTAATCCATTCCATCGGCCGTTGGGTTTTACGGAAAGCCTGCCTGCAAAGCAAACGCTGGCAAGAAGAAGGCTTCCGTCCCATCCGCATGTCCGTAAACATTTCCATGAAACAGCTCCAGGAAAGAGATTTCCATCAGCACATTAAAAGCATTCTGGATGAAAGCGGACTGGAGCCACAATTTCTGGAATTGGAAGTGACAGAAAGCACCATCATGCAAAATGAACAAACTGTTATTGAAAATCTAACACAAATTAAAGCGCTTGGCGTGCGCATATCCATCGATGATTTCGGAACAGGCTATTCTTCCCTGAGCTATTTAAAACGGTTTGACGTCGATACGTTAAAAATTGATAAATCATTTATTCATGATTTGCCTGATCATCACTACGGCCATGTGATTACAACCGCTGTCATCTCCATTGCCCATAGTCTTAACATGAATGTTGTGGCTGAGGGGGTGGAAAAAGAGGAACAATGGAAGTGCCTGGAAAGCATCAAATGTGATGCTGCCCAAGGTTATTTATTCAGCCCGCCTTCATCAGTGGAAACGTTGCAGCCACTGCTTGAAACAGGGAGATGGAACGAGAGAGAAACGTGA
- the gndA gene encoding NADP-dependent phosphogluconate dehydrogenase has protein sequence MSKQQVGVIGLAVMGKNLALNMESKGYSVSVYNRSPEKTTAFLEEAKGKNVVGTYSIEEFVASLEKPRKIMLMVKAGEATDATIEQLLPYLSPGDILIDGGNAFFEDTIRRYKALREKGIHFIGAGVSGGEEGALKGPAIMPGGDREAHQLVAPVFEAIAAKVNGEPCTTYIGPDGAGHYVKMVHNGIEYGDMQLIAEAYHLLKEVAGLNTQELHETFSEWNKGELDSYLIEITADIFTKQDPETGNPMVDVILDTAGQKGTGKWTSQSALDLGVPLSIITQSVFSRFLSALKEERVQASQVIRGPQPKQYDGNKEALIESIRQALYASKICSYAQGFAQMRAASEAYDWNLDYGDIAMIFRGGCIIRARFLHNIKEAFDRDPDLPNLLLDPYFKDAVERYQEAWRNVVSTAVRYGIPVPAFSSALAYFDSYRTERLPANLLQAQRDYFGAHTFQRVDKPGSFHFDWMKKQK, from the coding sequence ATGTCTAAACAACAAGTGGGTGTGATCGGCTTAGCTGTCATGGGCAAAAATTTGGCCCTCAATATGGAGAGTAAAGGCTATAGCGTCTCCGTATATAACCGTTCACCGGAAAAAACCACAGCGTTTCTGGAGGAAGCCAAAGGTAAAAATGTCGTTGGTACATACAGTATTGAGGAATTTGTTGCATCACTGGAAAAACCGAGGAAAATCATGTTAATGGTCAAAGCGGGAGAAGCCACGGACGCGACTATTGAACAGCTCCTGCCTTACCTTTCTCCAGGTGATATTCTCATTGACGGCGGAAATGCTTTTTTTGAAGATACCATCCGGCGATACAAGGCCTTGCGGGAGAAAGGCATTCACTTCATCGGGGCCGGTGTGTCCGGCGGTGAAGAGGGGGCTTTAAAAGGACCGGCCATCATGCCCGGCGGGGACAGGGAGGCCCACCAACTTGTTGCCCCTGTTTTTGAAGCCATTGCCGCCAAAGTGAATGGTGAGCCGTGCACCACCTATATTGGTCCGGATGGAGCCGGACATTATGTGAAAATGGTGCATAACGGCATAGAGTACGGTGATATGCAGCTGATCGCTGAAGCATACCATCTGCTCAAGGAAGTGGCGGGTCTCAATACGCAGGAGCTGCATGAGACGTTTAGCGAGTGGAATAAGGGAGAGTTGGACAGTTATTTGATTGAAATTACCGCCGATATTTTTACCAAGCAAGATCCTGAAACCGGGAACCCCATGGTGGATGTCATTTTGGATACGGCTGGGCAAAAAGGAACCGGGAAATGGACCAGTCAAAGCGCCCTGGATTTGGGGGTTCCGTTATCCATCATCACCCAGTCTGTCTTCTCCCGCTTCCTGTCAGCGCTGAAAGAAGAGCGGGTTCAAGCAAGCCAAGTGATTAGAGGCCCCCAACCTAAACAATATGACGGAAATAAGGAAGCGTTGATTGAATCGATCCGCCAAGCTTTGTATGCCAGTAAAATTTGTTCCTATGCCCAGGGGTTTGCTCAAATGCGAGCTGCATCCGAAGCCTATGATTGGAACTTGGATTACGGAGATATCGCTATGATTTTCAGAGGAGGTTGCATTATCCGGGCCCGTTTCTTGCATAACATTAAGGAAGCTTTTGACCGTGACCCGGACCTCCCCAACCTGTTGCTGGACCCCTACTTTAAGGATGCAGTGGAGCGCTATCAGGAGGCGTGGCGGAACGTTGTCTCCACCGCGGTCCGTTACGGCATTCCGGTGCCGGCTTTTTCCAGTGCCCTGGCCTATTTTGACAGTTACCGCACGGAGCGTCTGCCTGCTAACTTGCTGCAAGCCCAGCGGGATTACTTTGGGGCTCATACCTTCCAGCGTGTGGATAAACCGGGCAGCTTCCATTTTGATTGGATGAAAAAACAGAAATAG
- the rlmH gene encoding 23S rRNA (pseudouridine(1915)-N(3))-methyltransferase RlmH, giving the protein MHITVLSVGKIKEKYLKQGIAEFEKRLQAYCKLKLIEVNDEQAPEHLSEEQLCQVKEKEGERLLNHIKPDHYVIALAITGVQWSSEQLARELEQLAIYGRSQIVFVIGGSNGLADDVLKRANVQLSFSKMTFPHQLMKLILMEQIYRAFKIMKGEPYHK; this is encoded by the coding sequence ATGCACATCACGGTGCTCAGTGTGGGCAAGATCAAGGAAAAATATTTAAAACAAGGGATTGCCGAATTTGAAAAACGTTTACAAGCGTATTGCAAGTTGAAACTGATTGAGGTGAACGATGAACAAGCGCCGGAACATCTCAGTGAGGAACAGCTGTGCCAGGTGAAAGAGAAGGAAGGAGAGCGGTTGTTAAACCATATTAAACCGGATCACTATGTGATTGCCCTGGCCATAACAGGTGTGCAGTGGTCCTCAGAGCAATTAGCCAGGGAACTGGAGCAGCTGGCCATCTATGGCAGAAGCCAAATTGTCTTTGTCATCGGTGGATCCAACGGTTTGGCAGATGATGTGCTGAAGCGGGCCAATGTGCAGCTGTCCTTTTCCAAGATGACCTTTCCCCATCAGCTGATGAAGCTGATCCTAATGGAGCAGATCTACCGGGCGTTTAAAATTATGAAGGGTGAACCCTATCACAAGTGA
- a CDS encoding carbon-nitrogen hydrolase family protein, translated as MKMRVSAVQYHLRTIHDFREFAEQVTHYVKTAVEYEAEFVLFPEFFTTQLMSIRDKEHPQGYSIQELALFTDDYLELFTSLAKEHGLYIVGGTHVVEKEGKLYNTAHLFDPDGSVATQPKLHMTPTEEEDWKLTPGDDVQVFDTEKGVVALLICYDIEFPEVVRMVRAKGANVIFCPSCTDDQHGFYRVRYTAHARAVENQVYVVNTGTVGALPTVDFMRANYGQAAMITPNDIPFPPRGILMEGEVNQDMVITADLDLELLDKVRNNGAVRTWRDRRTDLYPDWT; from the coding sequence ATGAAAATGCGCGTCTCTGCCGTTCAATATCATTTGCGTACGATTCACGATTTTCGTGAGTTTGCTGAACAAGTAACCCATTACGTAAAAACAGCAGTTGAATATGAAGCCGAATTTGTATTGTTTCCTGAGTTTTTCACCACCCAATTAATGTCGATCCGGGATAAAGAGCACCCGCAGGGCTATTCCATACAAGAACTGGCCCTGTTTACGGACGATTACCTGGAGTTGTTCACCTCACTGGCCAAAGAACATGGCTTGTATATTGTTGGCGGCACTCATGTGGTTGAAAAAGAAGGTAAGTTGTATAATACGGCTCACCTGTTTGATCCGGACGGCAGTGTGGCCACGCAGCCCAAGCTGCATATGACGCCAACAGAAGAAGAGGATTGGAAATTAACCCCTGGTGATGATGTGCAGGTGTTCGATACAGAGAAAGGGGTTGTCGCCCTCTTGATCTGTTATGATATTGAATTTCCCGAAGTGGTCAGAATGGTAAGGGCAAAGGGAGCCAATGTGATCTTTTGTCCCTCCTGTACTGATGACCAGCACGGTTTTTACCGGGTGCGCTATACCGCACACGCCCGCGCGGTGGAAAATCAGGTCTACGTGGTAAACACCGGCACGGTGGGTGCGCTGCCTACAGTGGACTTTATGCGGGCCAATTATGGTCAGGCAGCAATGATCACGCCTAACGACATTCCCTTCCCGCCAAGAGGCATTCTCATGGAGGGAGAGGTCAATCAAGATATGGTGATTACCGCCGATCTTGACCTGGAACTGCTGGACAAAGTCCGCAACAATGGCGCGGTCCGCACCTGGCGTGACCGCCGGACCGATTTATATCCCGATTGGACTTAA
- a CDS encoding S1C family serine protease: MGFYDEGFNRTPQNRQPKVWLISLVSAVVGGLIVLIMLPFLANVGLVPGSLDNEVAGSPETAVDSTPAQYQRTSVEVTSDITEVVEKVSDAIVGVVNIQQTADFFQQDIRNVERGTGSGVIFEKKDGQAYIVTNFHVIQGAKEVEISLANGERVPAELVGADPLTDLAVLSIDGQHVDTVAEFGDSDAIRTGEPAIAIGNPLGLDFSRTVTMGIISAKERSIEVQNGWELNVIQTDAAINPGNSGGALVNIAGQVIGINSLKIAEYGMQSGMLGASGTPVEGMGFAIPVNDAIPVIEDLMAHGKVLRPQMGIELIDLASIDSYHWHETLKLPRDVTQGVVIRAVRPMSAADKAGLKERDVIVAINGEEIANGIELRKYLYNKTKIGQTIEVKFYRDGLPMTVDLTLEQAEAIEQ; the protein is encoded by the coding sequence ATGGGTTTTTACGATGAAGGTTTTAACCGTACCCCGCAAAACCGTCAGCCAAAAGTATGGCTGATATCACTGGTTTCTGCGGTGGTTGGCGGGCTGATCGTACTGATTATGCTTCCGTTTTTAGCGAATGTAGGATTAGTTCCCGGCAGCCTGGACAATGAAGTGGCGGGCTCCCCTGAAACAGCGGTGGACTCAACACCGGCGCAGTATCAACGCACGTCTGTGGAGGTGACTTCAGACATTACTGAGGTCGTGGAAAAAGTATCCGATGCGATCGTGGGCGTGGTCAATATTCAGCAAACCGCTGACTTTTTCCAGCAGGATATTAGAAATGTAGAACGAGGCACCGGTTCTGGCGTGATCTTTGAAAAGAAAGATGGTCAAGCTTATATCGTCACCAACTTCCATGTGATCCAGGGTGCCAAAGAAGTCGAGATTTCCCTGGCCAATGGTGAACGTGTACCAGCTGAACTGGTGGGAGCCGACCCATTAACCGATCTGGCTGTTTTGTCCATTGACGGCCAGCATGTGGATACGGTCGCTGAGTTTGGTGATTCAGATGCCATCCGTACCGGAGAGCCGGCCATTGCCATCGGCAACCCGCTCGGTCTTGATTTTTCCCGGACGGTGACGATGGGCATCATCAGTGCCAAAGAGCGCTCCATTGAGGTGCAAAACGGCTGGGAGTTAAATGTTATCCAAACGGATGCAGCCATCAATCCTGGTAACAGCGGTGGCGCACTGGTTAACATTGCCGGGCAGGTCATTGGCATCAACAGCTTGAAAATTGCCGAGTATGGCATGCAGTCCGGTATGCTTGGTGCTTCGGGTACACCGGTGGAAGGCATGGGCTTTGCCATCCCCGTCAATGACGCGATTCCGGTGATTGAAGACCTGATGGCCCACGGGAAAGTGTTGCGCCCGCAAATGGGGATTGAGCTTATTGACTTGGCCAGCATTGACAGCTATCATTGGCATGAAACCCTGAAGCTGCCCCGTGACGTGACGCAAGGTGTTGTGATCAGAGCCGTGCGCCCCATGTCTGCCGCTGACAAGGCAGGATTAAAGGAGCGCGACGTGATTGTGGCCATCAACGGGGAAGAGATCGCCAACGGGATTGAGTTGCGCAAGTATCTGTATAACAAGACCAAAATTGGCCAGACGATTGAAGTGAAGTTTTACCGAGATGGCCTGCCTATGACAGTTGATTTAACCCTGGAACAAGCGGAGGCAATCGAACAGTAA